One part of the Flavobacterium johnsoniae UW101 genome encodes these proteins:
- a CDS encoding XAC2610-related protein, whose amino-acid sequence MKIKLCLVVFLLAEIYHANAQKAYIINDFLKGYTLYFFSHKTESETKEYYKLTENQTKKTVLEYGSNELSKPETLKTAKITAFKSIPESNIRVLGDVNFDGRQDIVIHETEINDDGCYTAQATAYVFINTPGNFLTSPSISRLYNDAYCVRGGSFEIDSKNKRIITSSSGGAALHVSSYYSISGIEAKEIAAFEERADALSPFITITGKKWKDNNWVSVSTLSVYEPGLDKVFSFDTKNGKGRVLLFKVKDILYYAFQQNDEYKFISFAYPSSPEKADKSVFKFRKQNAAYELEFNSGPIKYIAYETSTETGIKIYVNGKLSDWKGTAKTGTLAVLANTDFKNVIKE is encoded by the coding sequence ATGAAAATAAAATTGTGCTTAGTCGTCTTTCTTTTGGCAGAAATCTATCACGCAAATGCTCAAAAAGCTTATATCATTAATGATTTTCTTAAAGGTTATACTTTGTATTTTTTTAGTCATAAAACTGAATCTGAAACAAAAGAATATTATAAACTTACAGAGAATCAAACTAAGAAAACAGTACTCGAATATGGTTCGAATGAACTTTCTAAACCAGAAACACTAAAAACAGCTAAAATCACTGCTTTCAAAAGTATTCCAGAAAGTAACATTCGTGTTTTGGGTGATGTAAACTTTGATGGCAGACAAGATATAGTAATCCACGAAACCGAAATAAACGATGATGGCTGTTATACTGCTCAGGCAACAGCGTATGTTTTCATTAATACACCAGGCAATTTTCTCACCAGTCCAAGTATTAGCCGCTTATATAACGATGCTTATTGTGTACGAGGCGGATCATTTGAAATTGACTCTAAAAACAAACGTATTATTACTTCGAGCAGCGGCGGAGCAGCGCTTCATGTCTCCTCATACTACAGTATTTCTGGCATAGAAGCAAAAGAGATAGCTGCTTTTGAGGAAAGAGCGGATGCACTTTCTCCATTTATAACAATAACAGGTAAAAAATGGAAAGACAACAACTGGGTTTCCGTTTCAACTTTATCTGTTTATGAACCAGGCTTAGACAAAGTGTTTTCTTTTGACACTAAAAACGGAAAAGGACGGGTGCTTTTATTTAAAGTTAAAGATATTCTGTACTATGCCTTTCAGCAAAACGACGAATATAAATTTATCTCTTTTGCTTATCCTTCTAGTCCTGAAAAAGCGGACAAATCGGTTTTTAAATTTAGAAAACAGAATGCTGCTTATGAATTGGAATTTAACAGTGGTCCCATAAAATATATTGCATATGAAACTTCTACCGAAACAGGCATTAAAATTTATGTAAATGGGAAATTATCTGACTGGAAAGGAACAGCCAAAACTGGAACTTTAGCAGTATTAGCAAATACCGATTTTAAAAATGTGATCAAAGAATAA
- a CDS encoding ferredoxin — protein MVIVTLQRDKCIGCNYCVEMDPVHFQMSKKDGKSVLIHSQNAKGFYTLKSPNHTIVESCELAAKACPVKIITVKET, from the coding sequence ATGGTTATCGTAACTTTACAAAGAGATAAATGCATTGGCTGTAATTACTGTGTCGAAATGGATCCCGTCCATTTTCAAATGTCTAAAAAAGACGGGAAATCGGTTTTAATTCATTCGCAGAATGCAAAAGGCTTTTATACTTTAAAATCTCCAAATCATACTATTGTCGAAAGTTGTGAATTGGCAGCTAAAGCCTGTCCAGTAAAGATTATTACAGTTAAAGAAACTTAG
- a CDS encoding peptidase U32 family protein: protein MTINNAIELMSPAGDFESLQAALDNGCDSVYFGVEQLNMRARSTVNFTIDDLKEIANRCEAKNVRSYLTLNTIIYDHDLSVVKTLLTKAKEANITAVIASDQAVIAMARSIGMEVHISTQLNITNIETIKFYSLFADTMVLSRELSLRQVKNITDQIEKEQIKGPNGNLVEIEIFGHGALCMAVSGKCYLSLHSHNSSANRGACKQNCRKKYTVIDQETGFEIELDNEYMMSPKDLCTLDFLDQVIDSGIKVLKIEGRGRAPEYVATVTKTYREAIDAYYDGTFSKEKTAVWVKALETVYNRGFWSGYYLGQELGEWSDIPGSAATQKKVYVGKGTHYFPKAEVGQFKIEAYDIKIGDKILVTGPSTGAQEMIIDEMFVNDVAGEKATKGDDCSFKLPFRIRMSDKLYKIVEA, encoded by the coding sequence ATGACAATTAACAATGCAATTGAACTCATGTCCCCAGCGGGAGATTTTGAGTCGCTTCAGGCTGCCTTAGATAATGGCTGTGATTCCGTATATTTTGGAGTTGAACAGCTTAATATGCGTGCACGTTCGACAGTGAATTTTACGATTGACGATTTAAAAGAAATTGCCAATCGATGCGAAGCCAAAAACGTTCGAAGCTATTTGACTTTAAACACCATTATTTACGATCACGATTTATCTGTTGTAAAAACATTATTGACAAAAGCTAAAGAAGCAAACATTACAGCAGTAATTGCTTCTGATCAAGCCGTAATTGCTATGGCAAGATCAATTGGAATGGAAGTTCATATTTCAACACAATTGAATATAACGAATATTGAAACCATTAAATTCTACAGCTTATTTGCCGATACTATGGTTTTAAGTCGCGAATTAAGCTTACGCCAAGTAAAAAATATTACCGATCAAATTGAAAAAGAACAGATCAAAGGACCAAACGGAAATTTAGTCGAAATCGAAATTTTTGGACACGGTGCTTTATGCATGGCAGTTTCGGGAAAATGTTATTTGAGTCTGCATTCGCATAATTCATCTGCAAATCGTGGTGCGTGCAAACAAAACTGCCGAAAAAAATATACCGTTATCGATCAGGAAACTGGTTTTGAAATTGAATTGGATAACGAATACATGATGTCGCCAAAAGATTTGTGTACTTTGGATTTCTTAGATCAGGTTATTGATTCTGGAATTAAAGTCTTAAAAATCGAAGGACGAGGTCGTGCTCCGGAATATGTGGCAACGGTAACTAAAACGTATCGTGAAGCTATCGACGCGTACTACGACGGAACTTTTTCAAAAGAAAAAACCGCAGTTTGGGTGAAAGCATTAGAAACCGTTTATAATCGCGGATTCTGGTCGGGATATTATTTGGGTCAGGAATTAGGCGAGTGGAGTGATATTCCGGGATCTGCAGCGACTCAGAAAAAGGTGTATGTGGGTAAAGGAACCCATTATTTTCCAAAAGCTGAGGTTGGGCAGTTTAAGATTGAGGCTTATGATATTAAAATCGGCGATAAAATCTTAGTAACAGGACCAAGCACCGGCGCTCAGGAAATGATTATTGATGAAATGTTTGTAAATGATGTCGCGGGAGAAAAAGCCACAAAAGGCGATGACTGCAGTTTCAAACTGCCATTTAGAATCAGAATGTCGGACAAATTATATAAAATTGTTGAGGCATAA
- the tnpA gene encoding IS200/IS605 family transposase, producing MSHSFTKLWIHAIWATKNRQELIDFSIEKTVYDYIHNELIDLDCPARIINGMPDHIHVLFLLNPKKSLSDVIRQAKGGSSHCINGVNLIPEKFAWQTGYAAFAVSESQLDAVYNYIKNQKQHHLKKNGQDEFDDFVKLHGLNTP from the coding sequence ATGTCACATTCTTTTACCAAATTATGGATTCACGCAATTTGGGCAACTAAAAATCGTCAGGAATTAATTGATTTTTCAATTGAGAAAACCGTGTATGATTATATTCATAATGAATTAATTGATTTGGATTGCCCTGCTAGAATCATTAACGGAATGCCTGACCATATACATGTTTTATTTTTATTAAATCCGAAAAAATCTCTATCAGATGTAATTCGTCAAGCGAAAGGAGGATCTTCTCACTGTATAAATGGAGTAAATCTAATTCCTGAAAAATTCGCGTGGCAAACTGGTTACGCAGCTTTTGCAGTAAGCGAATCTCAGCTAGATGCTGTTTATAATTATATCAAAAATCAAAAACAACATCATCTTAAGAAAAACGGACAAGACGAATTTGATGATTTTGTAAAATTGCATGGATTAAATACACCATAA
- the trhO gene encoding oxygen-dependent tRNA uridine(34) hydroxylase TrhO, translating into MQLYNTLSAEERAIMIDDAGKQRLTLSFYAYAKIQDPQKFRNDLFLAWNALDALGRIYVAHEGINAQMSVPAENFEAFRETLEAYDFMKGIRLNVAVEQDDHSFLKLTIKVRHKIVADGLNDETFDVTNIGVHLKAKEFNEILDDPNTIVVDFRNHYESEVGHFKGAITPDVETFRESLPIINEQLKDHKDDKNLVMYCTGGIRCEKASAYFKHQGFKNVYQLEGGIINYAKQLKEEGLESKFIGKNFVFDNRLGERITDDIISQCHQCGKPCDNHTNCENDGCHLLFIQCDDCKTAMENCCSTECLEIIHMPLVDQVRLRTGKQVGNKVFRKGKSENLKFKHSGELPETALATAQTRGGAERSGAKPADIRQKIKVKKVLLGKAEHYYVKAQVGQFTIENQELNSGDKILISGPTTGDQEMVLNRIIVNGAETQTAKIGDKVTFEVPFRIRLSDKLYKIIN; encoded by the coding sequence ATGCAACTGTATAACACTTTAAGCGCAGAAGAAAGAGCCATCATGATCGATGATGCCGGTAAACAACGACTAACGTTGTCTTTCTATGCGTATGCCAAAATTCAAGATCCACAAAAATTTCGTAACGATTTATTTCTTGCCTGGAATGCACTAGATGCATTGGGAAGAATTTACGTTGCTCATGAAGGAATTAATGCTCAGATGAGTGTTCCTGCCGAAAACTTTGAAGCTTTTAGAGAAACCCTCGAAGCTTATGATTTCATGAAAGGCATACGATTGAATGTTGCTGTAGAACAAGACGATCATTCCTTTTTAAAATTGACCATCAAAGTGCGTCACAAAATCGTTGCCGACGGTTTAAACGATGAAACTTTTGATGTTACTAATATTGGCGTTCACTTAAAAGCCAAAGAATTCAACGAAATCCTTGATGATCCAAATACAATTGTAGTAGATTTTAGAAACCATTACGAAAGTGAAGTTGGTCATTTTAAAGGTGCGATTACTCCAGATGTGGAAACTTTTAGGGAGAGTCTGCCAATTATCAACGAACAGCTTAAAGATCACAAAGACGATAAAAATCTGGTAATGTATTGTACTGGAGGTATTCGATGTGAAAAAGCAAGTGCTTATTTTAAACACCAAGGTTTTAAAAACGTTTATCAGTTAGAAGGCGGGATTATTAATTACGCTAAACAATTGAAAGAAGAAGGTTTAGAAAGTAAATTCATTGGTAAAAACTTTGTATTTGATAATCGTCTTGGCGAAAGAATTACAGATGATATTATTTCACAATGCCACCAATGCGGAAAACCTTGTGATAACCATACAAACTGCGAAAATGACGGCTGTCATTTATTGTTTATTCAGTGTGATGACTGTAAAACTGCAATGGAAAACTGCTGTTCTACAGAATGTTTAGAGATTATCCACATGCCTCTTGTTGATCAGGTTCGTTTAAGAACTGGAAAACAAGTTGGAAATAAAGTATTTAGAAAAGGAAAATCTGAAAACCTTAAATTCAAACATTCAGGTGAATTACCGGAAACTGCTTTGGCTACAGCGCAAACCCGAGGCGGAGCCGAACGGAGCGGAGCTAAACCAGCAGATATCCGTCAGAAAATAAAAGTGAAGAAAGTCCTTCTTGGAAAAGCAGAACATTATTATGTAAAAGCGCAGGTCGGACAATTTACTATAGAAAACCAAGAGTTAAACAGCGGTGATAAAATTTTAATTTCTGGTCCAACTACGGGTGATCAGGAAATGGTTTTGAATAGAATCATTGTTAATGGAGCAGAAACTCAAACTGCTAAAATTGGTGATAAAGTTACCTTTGAGGTTCCTTTTAGAATTAGATTGTCAGATAAGTTATATAAAATTATAAATTAG
- a CDS encoding efflux RND transporter periplasmic adaptor subunit, with protein MCIILTFMIMNALKLPILPLFFLLTLFTSCKKEQPKAPPPMQAPFVTVKSEDVPIYKDFAGQTFGDLDIELIARVDGILTGIHFKEGQRVKKGQLLYTIDPLEYDTKVEQVRGQVAGAQSNLVNAEEELKRIRPLADMNAVSKRELDAAVAKDKAARSNLNSVQASLRNQQIERSYCDIRSPIDGVIGLSNARLGDYITRIGNDAKLNTVSKLEKVRVQFTVSESDYLRYQKQVKAGERITDLSLILSDGSTHPYKGSLNFSDTKIDPTTGTVTIEAQFPNPDGTLRSGQFAKVRVLIRTQKDAIVVPQKAVTEIQGLFQVSIIDSKNTIQTRMVEVGQKIGVDWIITKGLKPDEKVAIIGNQFIQPGSTVVPVPYVADKDKKQIASSLNN; from the coding sequence ATGTGTATAATTTTAACATTTATGATTATGAATGCTTTAAAACTACCAATCCTCCCCCTCTTCTTTCTTTTAACCTTATTTACTTCCTGCAAAAAAGAACAGCCCAAAGCTCCGCCTCCAATGCAGGCTCCTTTTGTTACGGTCAAAAGTGAAGATGTCCCCATTTATAAAGATTTTGCAGGACAGACTTTTGGAGATTTAGACATTGAATTAATCGCAAGAGTTGATGGTATTCTCACCGGAATTCATTTTAAAGAAGGCCAGAGAGTCAAAAAAGGCCAGCTTTTATATACCATCGACCCGTTAGAATATGATACCAAAGTAGAGCAGGTTCGCGGACAAGTTGCCGGCGCTCAAAGTAATTTGGTAAATGCCGAAGAAGAATTAAAAAGAATCCGTCCGCTTGCTGATATGAATGCAGTCAGTAAACGTGAATTAGATGCCGCCGTCGCAAAAGACAAAGCAGCACGATCTAACCTCAACAGTGTACAGGCCAGTTTAAGAAATCAGCAGATTGAAAGAAGCTACTGCGACATCAGATCTCCAATTGATGGCGTAATTGGACTTTCCAATGCCCGATTAGGAGATTATATTACCCGAATTGGAAATGATGCGAAACTCAATACCGTTTCTAAACTAGAAAAAGTAAGAGTACAATTTACGGTCAGTGAATCTGATTATTTGCGATATCAAAAGCAGGTCAAAGCCGGAGAACGTATTACTGATCTTTCTTTAATACTTTCTGACGGAAGTACCCACCCATACAAAGGAAGTCTCAATTTCTCCGACACTAAAATAGATCCTACAACGGGAACTGTAACCATCGAGGCGCAGTTTCCTAATCCAGATGGTACTTTACGATCCGGACAATTTGCAAAAGTTCGTGTTTTAATTCGTACTCAAAAAGATGCCATTGTTGTCCCTCAAAAAGCAGTAACCGAAATTCAGGGACTTTTTCAGGTTTCAATTATAGATTCTAAAAACACGATTCAAACCCGAATGGTTGAAGTCGGACAAAAAATTGGTGTCGACTGGATTATTACCAAAGGTTTAAAACCCGACGAAAAAGTCGCTATTATTGGAAATCAGTTTATTCAGCCCGGATCAACTGTTGTTCCCGTTCCTTATGTAGCCGACAAAGATAAAAAGCAGATTGCATCATCTCTAAACAACTAG
- a CDS encoding efflux RND transporter permease subunit, whose protein sequence is MDNFFVRRPIVAIVLSIFIVLIGGLSVLSTPIAQYPEIAPPLVQVSTSYRGANALNVEQAVATPIEQKVNGVENMLYMQSTNTGDGSMTLNITFDMGTDLDNATMLTQNRVNEATNKLPNDVKTTGVTTKKSLSMPMLILSLYSPNKTFDGNFLTNYANINIVDALARIKGVGEVTLYGGSNYAMRIWVKPDIMAKYNLTVPDIIRSIQDQNAIAPGGKFGAPPATENNEFTYNVMLKDRLVNPEDFENIILKSNINNQQVRLKDIGTVTLGTESYASIAKLNGNPAGTIGIKQMPGSNALEVAENVKNTIERLSKRFPQDLKYRVSLDTTLAISEGINEIMHTLVEAIILVIIVVFIFLQNWRATLIPLLTVPVSLIGVFMLFPILGFSINVLSLLGLVLAIGIVVDDAIVVVEAVMHHIEHGMSPREATNQAMKEVSGPVIAIAIVLTAVFIPVALTPGITGRLYQQFAITIAISVIFSALSALTLSPALCSLLLKPNQEAKGWLGKFFGWFNDKFGKFTNKYTGFSGFLIKKTARSLIFIGIIVGAIILLGGKIPGGFVPEEDQGYMFVNIELPGASSLERTGKVIQKVEHILSQNQGVEYYTSVAGFSLIKNSVATNNGFFFVALKEWKEREQDVFQILKEVNGKVVFGIPEATVFAFGPPPITGIGNAAGFSMMLQDREGNTPQYLFANAQQFMAEAKKRPEIGTIRTTFNPNVPQISLDIDREKVTELNLSLSDVNIAIGASLGGQYINEFNKFGRQYIVLLQADPSYTVNPEDINKIFVRSKDNKMIPISSIATIRKVSGPEFTTRFNLYRAAEIGGTPAPGFTSAQAMTALQETAAKVLPAGMGYEWANMSYQEKQAEGKGNTVFIMALLFVFLILAAQYESWKLPFSVLLGTPFAVFGAFLGLYICRLLSPDYVNNVFAQIGLVMLIGLAAKNAILIVEFAKEEYEKGMPAKDAALYAAKLRFRPILMTAFAFILGVVPLLTATGAGAQARKVMGMTVFSGMLVATILGVCLIPVLFVFIETFGKKKTDETDEPKKDEQ, encoded by the coding sequence ATGGATAATTTCTTTGTACGCAGACCAATCGTTGCTATTGTTCTCTCCATTTTCATTGTTTTAATTGGAGGCCTTTCTGTCCTTTCAACACCTATTGCTCAATATCCGGAAATTGCACCGCCTTTGGTACAAGTTTCAACAAGTTATCGTGGAGCAAATGCCTTAAACGTTGAGCAGGCCGTTGCCACGCCAATTGAGCAAAAGGTAAACGGAGTTGAAAACATGCTTTACATGCAGTCCACAAACACAGGTGATGGGAGTATGACGTTAAATATTACGTTTGATATGGGAACGGATTTGGATAATGCTACCATGCTGACCCAGAACCGCGTTAACGAAGCGACCAACAAACTTCCTAATGACGTTAAGACAACAGGAGTTACCACAAAAAAGTCGCTCTCAATGCCCATGCTGATTTTGTCCCTGTATTCTCCCAACAAAACTTTTGATGGAAACTTTCTGACCAATTATGCCAATATCAACATTGTAGATGCTTTGGCGCGTATAAAAGGAGTTGGAGAAGTTACGCTTTATGGAGGAAGTAATTATGCCATGCGAATTTGGGTCAAGCCCGATATTATGGCCAAATACAATTTGACGGTGCCTGATATTATACGATCCATCCAGGATCAAAATGCCATTGCCCCCGGAGGAAAATTTGGTGCTCCGCCGGCAACCGAGAATAACGAGTTTACTTATAACGTCATGCTGAAAGACCGCTTGGTTAATCCTGAAGATTTTGAAAATATCATTTTAAAATCAAACATCAATAATCAGCAGGTTCGTTTAAAAGATATTGGAACAGTAACTTTAGGAACAGAAAGCTATGCTTCAATTGCAAAATTAAACGGAAATCCTGCAGGAACTATCGGAATTAAACAAATGCCGGGTTCTAATGCATTGGAAGTTGCCGAAAATGTAAAAAATACTATAGAAAGGCTCAGCAAAAGATTTCCACAGGATTTAAAATACCGTGTTTCATTAGACACCACTTTGGCCATTTCCGAAGGAATCAATGAAATCATGCACACTTTGGTCGAAGCCATTATTCTGGTAATTATCGTGGTTTTTATCTTTCTTCAAAACTGGCGTGCAACTTTAATTCCGCTTTTAACCGTTCCTGTTTCGTTGATTGGGGTTTTTATGCTTTTTCCAATACTTGGGTTTTCTATAAATGTACTTTCGCTTTTAGGATTAGTATTGGCCATCGGAATTGTCGTCGACGATGCCATTGTAGTTGTTGAAGCCGTAATGCATCATATAGAACACGGAATGTCTCCCCGCGAAGCCACCAATCAGGCTATGAAAGAAGTTTCGGGACCCGTAATTGCCATTGCGATTGTATTGACCGCCGTTTTTATTCCCGTAGCTTTAACACCCGGAATTACAGGAAGATTGTATCAACAATTTGCTATTACAATTGCTATATCAGTGATTTTCTCTGCATTAAGCGCTTTAACTTTAAGTCCGGCTTTATGTTCCCTTTTATTAAAACCCAATCAGGAAGCAAAAGGATGGCTCGGAAAATTCTTTGGATGGTTTAATGATAAATTTGGAAAATTCACCAATAAATACACTGGCTTTTCTGGTTTTCTAATTAAAAAAACAGCTCGAAGCTTAATCTTCATCGGAATTATCGTTGGAGCGATTATTCTGTTGGGAGGAAAAATTCCAGGCGGTTTTGTCCCCGAAGAAGATCAAGGCTATATGTTTGTAAACATTGAACTTCCCGGCGCATCATCTTTGGAAAGAACAGGGAAAGTGATTCAGAAAGTAGAACATATTCTTTCACAAAATCAAGGTGTTGAATATTATACTTCGGTTGCTGGATTTAGTTTAATCAAAAACTCGGTGGCAACCAACAACGGATTTTTCTTCGTTGCTTTAAAAGAATGGAAAGAACGAGAACAAGATGTTTTTCAGATTTTAAAAGAAGTCAATGGAAAAGTAGTTTTCGGAATTCCCGAAGCAACTGTTTTTGCATTTGGTCCTCCGCCGATTACAGGAATTGGAAATGCTGCCGGATTCTCAATGATGCTTCAGGATCGTGAAGGAAACACACCGCAGTATCTCTTTGCAAATGCACAGCAATTTATGGCTGAAGCCAAAAAGAGACCTGAAATTGGAACGATCCGAACGACTTTTAATCCGAATGTGCCACAGATTAGTCTGGACATCGACAGGGAAAAAGTAACAGAATTAAATCTTTCTTTATCTGATGTGAATATCGCCATTGGTGCCAGTTTAGGAGGGCAATACATTAATGAATTCAACAAATTTGGACGACAGTATATCGTACTCCTTCAGGCTGATCCAAGTTATACTGTAAATCCAGAGGACATTAATAAGATATTTGTTCGGAGCAAAGACAACAAAATGATTCCGATTTCAAGTATTGCCACAATCCGAAAAGTAAGCGGTCCCGAATTTACAACTCGTTTCAATTTGTACCGAGCTGCAGAAATTGGAGGAACTCCCGCTCCCGGATTTACTTCGGCGCAAGCCATGACTGCTTTACAGGAAACGGCCGCTAAAGTACTTCCTGCGGGAATGGGTTACGAATGGGCAAACATGAGTTATCAGGAAAAACAGGCCGAAGGAAAAGGAAATACCGTTTTTATCATGGCACTGCTTTTCGTGTTTTTAATTCTCGCCGCCCAATACGAAAGCTGGAAACTGCCATTCAGTGTTTTGCTCGGAACGCCTTTTGCGGTTTTTGGTGCATTTCTAGGATTGTACATCTGCCGATTACTCAGCCCGGATTATGTAAATAATGTTTTTGCTCAAATTGGCTTGGTGATGCTGATTGGACTTGCGGCTAAAAATGCCATTCTGATTGTAGAATTTGCAAAAGAAGAATATGAAAAAGGAATGCCTGCAAAAGATGCTGCTTTATATGCTGCAAAACTGCGCTTCCGTCCTATTTTAATGACGGCTTTTGCTTTCATTTTGGGAGTTGTTCCATTGCTGACGGCAACCGGTGCAGGAGCCCAAGCCAGAAAAGTTATGGGTATGACAGTTTTTAGCGGGATGCTTGTCGCTACTATTTTGGGAGTTTGTCTGATTCCCGTATTGTTTGTATTTATTGAAACCTTCGGAAAGAAAAAAACCGATGAAACCGATGAACCTAAAAAGGACGAACAATGA
- a CDS encoding efflux transporter outer membrane subunit → MKTLKILLAIFLIAVFPYGCMVGPKYAKPEQPQTDSFRYSNQSADSTKSVTTIKWSSIFNDDVLIGLIEKGIQNNYDLKIAIARLEQVQANLGMAKADLFPAFQYSGQVNSAETFMQPSSVFANMSWELDFWGKYRHQTKALQNELLASDEARKVVLSNIVSTIATSYFELRDFDNQLEITIHTLETRQKAYDIINERFISGYVAELDKVQIEQQVAIAEANIPLIKRQITALENSISILVGQVPQPIPRGKTNSELLILTEFPTSVPSALLENRPDVKRQEYLYKAAFERIGVAQALRYPSFNIGALAGFASITVGDLFNDGSYTQNVGAGVAGPIFNFGKNKRRVEVNRQIAEEMKFNFQKTYLTAISEVENSLQNVAMFKEEWTARNRQVVAAQKNYDLSNARYYNGYVSYLEVLDAQRSLFEAQLSLSQLTQKQLSSMVQLYKALGGGWSF, encoded by the coding sequence ATGAAAACTCTAAAAATACTTCTAGCAATATTTTTGATAGCTGTTTTCCCTTACGGATGTATGGTTGGACCAAAGTATGCCAAACCAGAACAGCCTCAAACAGATTCTTTCCGTTACAGCAATCAGTCTGCTGATAGCACAAAATCGGTTACGACTATAAAATGGTCATCGATATTTAACGATGATGTCTTAATTGGTTTGATTGAAAAAGGAATCCAGAACAATTATGATCTTAAAATTGCCATTGCTCGACTAGAGCAAGTACAAGCCAATCTTGGAATGGCAAAAGCCGATTTATTTCCTGCTTTTCAATATTCCGGTCAGGTCAATAGTGCCGAAACTTTCATGCAGCCTTCATCAGTATTTGCCAATATGTCTTGGGAACTTGATTTTTGGGGAAAATACCGTCATCAGACTAAAGCTTTACAAAATGAACTTTTAGCTTCTGATGAAGCCCGAAAAGTAGTATTGTCTAATATTGTAAGTACAATTGCGACTTCTTATTTTGAACTGCGAGACTTTGATAATCAATTGGAAATTACCATTCACACTTTAGAAACCAGACAAAAAGCGTATGATATTATCAACGAACGTTTTATAAGCGGTTATGTTGCGGAATTGGATAAAGTACAAATCGAACAGCAGGTTGCCATTGCCGAAGCAAATATTCCGCTAATTAAAAGACAGATTACGGCTTTAGAAAATTCAATTTCAATTCTGGTTGGACAAGTTCCACAGCCTATTCCAAGAGGAAAAACCAACAGTGAATTATTGATTTTAACAGAGTTCCCAACTTCTGTACCATCTGCATTACTGGAAAACAGGCCCGATGTAAAACGTCAGGAGTATTTGTATAAAGCCGCTTTTGAAAGAATTGGCGTTGCACAAGCGTTGCGATATCCGTCATTTAACATTGGAGCGCTTGCCGGTTTTGCGAGTATTACGGTTGGAGATTTATTTAACGACGGTTCTTACACACAAAATGTCGGCGCTGGAGTTGCAGGTCCGATCTTCAACTTCGGAAAAAACAAAAGACGTGTTGAAGTCAATCGACAAATTGCAGAAGAAATGAAATTCAATTTCCAGAAAACCTATTTAACCGCAATTTCTGAAGTCGAGAACTCGCTCCAAAACGTGGCGATGTTTAAAGAAGAATGGACTGCCAGAAACAGGCAAGTCGTTGCGGCTCAAAAAAACTACGATCTTTCAAACGCCAGATATTACAATGGTTATGTTTCGTACTTAGAAGTTTTGGACGCACAAAGATCTTTGTTTGAAGCGCAGTTGAGCCTTTCGCAATTAACTCAAAAACAATTAAGTTCGATGGTTCAGTTATATAAAGCGCTGGGAGGAGGATGGAGCTTTTAA
- a CDS encoding helix-turn-helix domain-containing protein → MEHSRKKENLQELDAIALRLKELRKEKGYSNYEHIAFALEMSRSAYWRLETGANFELKTLIKVCRLLDVSLEEFFRGIDIPNSKQMPDKDKNS, encoded by the coding sequence ATGGAACACTCGAGAAAAAAAGAAAATTTACAAGAATTAGATGCAATTGCTTTGCGCCTAAAAGAATTGAGAAAAGAGAAAGGCTACTCTAATTACGAGCACATTGCATTTGCTCTAGAAATGAGCCGCAGTGCTTATTGGCGACTTGAAACGGGGGCGAACTTTGAATTAAAAACTCTAATAAAAGTCTGCAGGCTACTAGATGTAAGTCTAGAAGAATTCTTTAGAGGAATTGATATTCCTAATTCAAAACAGATGCCGGATAAAGATAAAAACTCATAG